From a region of the Rhinatrema bivittatum chromosome 15, aRhiBiv1.1, whole genome shotgun sequence genome:
- the FBXO40 gene encoding F-box only protein 40 has translation MGRVQRSPPGQHSHCEKCFNRYCQISVQPAISCAMINCRSRCGATFHLCKEEEHRLLCPLEWVPCLNSAFGCPFSMSRLKLAKHLKVCPASVVCCSMEWNRWPNIDSKMTLYENVMNEPHSEELLDIALALRDQKILFSSLKMAQLFPELSECRGNAVPPSGTQDLEGAVGGNMTTDADGLDVTQLNEVEEEAELSQSEREALAKDKEVMDLAKYATWERIFSKEHSASKCAEPGSKLGQKEKHENKAKQLCTTSSTCSSSSHQEAKAPTVEEQNKAQTKEYLEKKGLAPWQEGVLERLKKEVDVGDYNMYLVHHGKMLIHFGQMPACTPREKDFVYGSLEAQEVKTVCTFKIPSSYRCKRGKTGEGIVKHKMEDKSVDTSDLKIIFEELPKSDEIKTVLLCALEREFKGHEISEKKAIDGLFIDIGTQIYSFDLQPFPTHTVLADILLDRNPALYLDLQSESVTQRHNKSSSTFSFICNHFFRRDEFPSHFKNVHSDIQSCLNGWFQQRCPLSYLGCTFVQRRFCPSDQNSKIIYNQQLNTFAVKPQFAPVLFQGMKPSLSRNDQGNSKDTLTSLPLEILQHIAGFLDCFSLSQLSQVSVLLRDVCSTLLQERGMVMLQWEKKRYSHGGTSWRARKKVWQFSSLFATVHTWRFKDIPSISEHLKTCPFYAVECRQDPVPLISMCGPCEQEQEKESLLSFRHRL, from the exons ATG GGAAGAGTACAGAGATCTCCTCCCGGACAGCACAGTCACTGTGAAAAATGTTTCAATCGGTATTGCCAAATTTCAGTCCAGCCTGCTATTTCTTGTGCAATGATCAACTGTCGCTCCCGCTGTGGTGCTACTTTTCACCTGTGCAAAGAAGAGGAGCACAGACTGCTCTGCCCCTTAGAGTGGGTTCCTTGCCTCAACTCTGCATTTGGGTGCCCTTTCTCCATGTCTCGGCTCAAGCTTGCAAAACACCTGAAGGTTTGCCCAGCTAGTGTGGTGTGCTGCTCTATGGAATGGAACCGCTGGCCTAACATAGATTCCAAAATGACTTTATATGAGAATGTCATGAACGAGCCACACAGCGAAGAACTTCTGGACATAGCTTTAGCCCTCAGAGACCAGAAGATTCTCTTCAGCTCTCTCAAGATGGCTCAGCTCTTTCCAGAACTATCTGAATGCAGAGGAAATGCTGTACCACCTAGTGGAACACAAGACCTAGAAGGTGCTGTTGGTGGAAACATGACGACAGATGCTGATGGGTTAGATGTTACACAGTTGAATGAGGTTGAAGAAGAAGCTGAACTTAGTCAATCTGAGCGTGAGGCTTTGGCCAAGGACAAGGAAGTCATGGACCTGGCCAAATATGCAACATGGGAGCGCATTTTTAGCAAAGAACATTCAGCATCCAAATGTGCAGAGCCTGGATCGAAATTGGGACAAAAAGAAAAGCATGAAAACAAAGCCAAACAACTTTGTACCACAAGCAgtacctgcagcagcagcagccatcaaGAGGCAAAAGCTCCAACTGTGGAAGAGCAAAATAAAGCCCAAACAAAGGAATACTTGGAAAAGAAAGGGCTTGCGCCTTGGCAAGAAGGAGTATTGGAAAGGTTGAAAAAGGAAGTTGATGTGGGAGATTATAACATGTACCTAGTGCATCATGGGAAAATGTTGATTCATTTTGGCCAGATGCCTGCTTGCACACCCAGGGAAAAAGACTTTGTTTATGGTAGCCTTGAGGCACAAGAAGTGAAGACAGTGTGCACGTTCAAAATTCCCTCAAGCTACCGTTGCAAGAGAGGAAAAACTGGAGAAGGTATAGTCAAACACAAAATGGAGGACAAGTCAGTAGATACCTCcgatttaaaaataatatttgagGAACTGCCGAAATCAGATGAAATAAAAACTGTCTTGTTGTGTGCACTGGAAAGAGAATTTAAAGGTCATGAAATATCTGAGAAGAAGGCTATTGATGGCCTATTTATTGATATTGGAACACAGATCTATAGCTTTGATTTACAGCCATTTCCTACACACACAGTTCTAGCAGATATTTTGCTTGACAGGAATCCAGCTCTCTATTTAGATCTCCAGAGTGAGAGTGTTACACAAAGGCATAACAAAAGCAGCTCCACTTTCAGCTTCATTTGTAACCACTTCTTTAGAAGGGATGAGTTCCCATCCCACTTCAAGAATGTCCACTCTGATATCCAGTCTTGTCTAAATGGCTGGTTCCAGCAGCGCTGCCCACTTTCCTACTTAGGATGTACTTTTGTTCAAAGACGATTCTGTCCCTCCGATCAAAACTCAAAGATCATCTACAATCAGCAACTCAACACGTTTGCTGTCAAGCCACAGTTTGCACCTGTGCTTTTCCAAGGCATGAAGCCCAGCCTTTCCAGGAATGATCAAGGGAACAGCAAGGATACTCTGACCAGCCTTCCTCTGGAAATTCTGCAGCACATTGCTGGATTTTTGGACTGCTTCAGTTTGTCACAGCTGTCCCAAGTGTCTGTTCTGCTGAGAGATGTCTGTAGCACTTTATTACAGGAAAGGGGCATGGTCATGCTGCAGTGGGAGAAGAAAAGATATTCTCATGGGGGCACATCATGGAGAGCTCGCAAAAAG